The genome window AAGCTCAGCATCTCCGCGTCATACACCTCGGCCCATCGGGTCCAGAGCGCTTCGGTCGCGCCGGGACCTTCGGTTTCCCGGGCCAGTTGCCAGAATGTCTGTTCGCTCATGCGGGTCTCCTTCTGCCGGAGTTTACCCGGCGGAAACCATTTGGCCTAGCCCGAATGCCGAAATCCAGTGATTCCAATCGGTTTTGGCCCGTTCCGTATAGGCACGGGCGCGGTCCTTCTTGCCCCGGCGCCCTTTGGGGCCTTCGCCGAGCGGCGGGAACAGGCCGAAGTTCACGTTCATCGGCTGGAAGGTCGCCGCCTCCGCCCCGCCGGTGATGTGGTGAAGCAGCGCGCCGATGGCGGTGGTGCGCGGTGGCAGGTCCGGTTCACGGCCCAGCCGCTCGGCGGCCGCCAGCCGGCCGGCGAGCAGGCCCATGGCAGCGGATTCCACGTAGCCCTCCACACCCGTCACCTGTCCGGCAAAGCGCAGGCTCGGCCGGGCCTTCAGGCGCATGCGCGCGTCCAGCAGCCGCGGAGAGTTCAGGAACGTGTTGCGATGGATGCCGCCCAGCCGGGCGAAACTGGCATTCTCCAGCCCCGGAATCATCTGGAAAACAGAGGTTTGCGCGCCGTATTTCATCTTCGTCTGGAAGCCGACGATGTTGTAGAGCGTGCCGAGCGCATTGTCCCGGCGCAGCTGCACGATGGCATGGGGTTTCACGCTCGGGTCATGCGGGTTGGTGAGGCCGACGGGCTTCAGCGGGCCCCAGCGCAGGGTCTCGCGGCCGCGCTCGGCCATCACCTCGATGGGCAGGCAGCCCTCGAAATAGGGCGTGTCGCGCTCCCAGTCGTGGAACTCGGTCTTCTCCGCGGCCAGCAGCGCGTCGATGAAGGCCTCGTATTGCGCGCGGTCCATCGGGCAGTTGAGGTAGGCGGTGCGGTCCTCCTCGGTTTCGCCCTTGTCGTAGCGCGACTGGAACCAGGCCTTGGAGAGGTCCACGCTCTCGGCATAGACGATGGGGGCGATGGCGTCGAAGAAGGCGAGGCTGTCCTCGCCGGTGAGGCTCAGCACCGCCTCGGCCAGGGCGGGCGAGGTGAGCGGGCCGGTGGCCACGATCACGCTCGTCCAGTCCTCGGGCGGCAGGCCGGCGATCTCCCCGCGCTCGATGGTGATGAGCGGATGCTCGGAGAGCCTGCGGGTGACGGCGTCGGAGAAGGCGTGGCGGTCCACGGCCAGCGCGCCGCCGGCGGGCAGGGCATGGGCGTCGCCCATCTCCATGATCAGCCCGCCGGCCTGGCGCATCTCCCAGTGCAAGAGGCCCACGGCGTTGCTCTC of Paroceanicella profunda contains these proteins:
- the trmFO gene encoding methylenetetrahydrofolate--tRNA-(uracil(54)-C(5))-methyltransferase (FADH(2)-oxidizing) TrmFO, yielding MTQPIHIIGGGMAGSEAAWQAAQLGVPVVLHEMRPHVATFAHQTEGLAELVCSNSFRSDDDESNAVGLLHWEMRQAGGLIMEMGDAHALPAGGALAVDRHAFSDAVTRRLSEHPLITIERGEIAGLPPEDWTSVIVATGPLTSPALAEAVLSLTGEDSLAFFDAIAPIVYAESVDLSKAWFQSRYDKGETEEDRTAYLNCPMDRAQYEAFIDALLAAEKTEFHDWERDTPYFEGCLPIEVMAERGRETLRWGPLKPVGLTNPHDPSVKPHAIVQLRRDNALGTLYNIVGFQTKMKYGAQTSVFQMIPGLENASFARLGGIHRNTFLNSPRLLDARMRLKARPSLRFAGQVTGVEGYVESAAMGLLAGRLAAAERLGREPDLPPRTTAIGALLHHITGGAEAATFQPMNVNFGLFPPLGEGPKGRRGKKDRARAYTERAKTDWNHWISAFGLGQMVSAG